Part of the Aquarana catesbeiana isolate 2022-GZ linkage group LG06, ASM4218655v1, whole genome shotgun sequence genome is shown below.
TCCACACTCAGTTCATTACTATCCTGCCTCCCGCTCTCCACTCTGTCTTGAGAGTGACAGCGGTGGAGGCTGGGGGAAAGCTGCTAAAGCCGTGGGTCCGGATGGGACAGCGGCTCGGTTCAGACCTGGACtgcagtccgccatttagtgatgcttggtataaaatattatttattgtaaacagccattctcaaccagggttcctgtATAAGTTTCTGGGGGTTCATTGAGCTGTGGTATGTTGGGCTCCTATTTGATAGTTCCTACAGAGTTCCAGGACCAaagccacttggcaaagccagcagcttgacaccaaatatctttttagctatctgtatggGTGGTATTCTTCCCAACACTGTCAAgtttgcattcttcccactgatcaccaaggtaAGAGGCATTTTTGCTATTGACCCCAAAAAATTGGTTTTAGTAATGGCTCTCTGAGACCTGAAAATAATTGTAGGGGTTccactggggtaaaaaaaaaaagttgagcaaGACTGCTTTGAACTATTTTATTTCTTGAGTTTAAAATAATTGTATATTTACTGTATCTAGTGATAccccgcaggagccactggtaACTGGTTACCCCTATTTCTGCACAGCTCAGCAACACGCATTTtccacttgtctccagacacaagAATTCAGTCTCTGAGTTTGTTTATATTTAGGgataacaacttggatagggtaaaggggttatgggatgcccaacttgaccaAAAACAATGTaaggggacaacttccttccttcTTACAAAGTGGGGATTCTGGACTGTTTTCCTTCCTTAACACCCTCAGTCCTTAAGGATCAGTAGCAAAAAGTCCCTTGAAGACTAACAGCTCTTATTCCCCTTTTAGAAACATAGCACAACACGTTGCAAACTGCATACAAGAGTGTCTCTAACTCCACTGCCTGCAGGTACTAaaagccctcctggctgcttgtctACCAACCCACCTTTAGGATCTTCCTAAACCAGCCCAAgccccagcctggaggcagagccccccccccagacCCAGGGGTTCCCTCccaggccactgacagcctcctcatcttccacccgactcccctgctggccaggctatgtcatatttaagggctgatccaCCCACCCTGCCAGGTCATCCTGCCTGGGGATTGATCAGACTCCCTTAAGCATGCAGATCAGGTCttcctggcctccgcccactaacttccagaagcttctccaagcttccagatccagggggaggtaccagggACCTGCCTctgtagagccatccagcctgacctacAGTAACCCAACCGAATTGCCGACTCACTTAGTTTACCATGAGTCATAACATAATTTTGCCTACACTtgcactagtagcacactagagggtgctacatgcatATAATATTGTACAGTCCTTCTAGAAACTTTGATGTTTACAGAGGTGATTTTCCCTTTACAGGATTAAAACACCCTCAGATAAGCCAGAGGACGATGAAAACCATAAGGTGGAGTCAGCCATATCCATTACAGATATCATCAATCAGGCACACCAGACACCATCGCGATCCATTCTGGAAAAGGATAACATTGGAGGCAGCACAGAGGACAGGGGTGATGATGAAGGGGTGAAAGCTGATGCCAACGCAGAAGAGGTCAACGAAGGTGACAAGGCAGGAGAGGAGAATGCCGAAGAGGAGAATGCTTCAGGAGGAGCTGGGCCAAACGACTCAATGGACGTCAATGAGCTGACGACAGCGTTGGACATCCCAGAAGCGAAAGGCAAAGCAGGGCCAACTCCCAGGAAAGCTCCAAGATTTAAACAGAGGAAGTCCAAAGAGTTTAAAAGCAAACCTCCAAAAAGGGGAGTTTTAGGGTAAGAAAAGAAGTGTATgcttcaaggtgttttttttttaaggaaacacATGGAAGTATTTTAAGGTATGCATTTTTTCAtagtgttttgtatgtttttttgttttgtgtgtctgtACATTAGTTACATAGCTTTAAATTGAACCTGTGGATTGCCTACACTTATCAATTATACTAATTACATACATGCCAACTATTTCAGATTTACTAGGGCAGTCCTGCACAGTCACTCAAAAAGACATTAATTTCATGAATCTGGGATGAGAATAGGTAGTCTTGCTTATTTAGGGGTGGGGTATGGTGGGACCATCCCATAAATGGGGCGTGATGGGTGGGTCCCTTAGAGGGAGGATTTGGGTGGGTCCAAATCTGACGTGATTTGGGTTTGCCGACCTGGAAAGTGGGTGGAACAAATGTGGAGGGTGGGCCGGGCTCAGGACAGGAAATAAAGGAAAATCTCTCCACTGAGGCCTATACATCAACCAGGTCCTAaaccttccctactctattcacTTGCTgatcaggccttttctggcacttttgtttacaagttcaaaacagtattttttgctattATCCAAACATATGCTACAGACAAGCTATAACATTAGCAGCGCTTAAAAAGTTTCCGCCATGAGCAGACAAAACGTTTGTTCAGTTGTCCAAAATCAATAAAATTCAGATATATTGGGATCGTTCATGTATGGTGTATTTTCCAAATTAGAATCCTGTCACCGCACCGCGTGCACGATCTCCCCTACGGTCACAAACTCACCAGATAAATCCAGAACTTGCACCTGTAATGATCAGTGTCTTTAAACCTGGGACTGCTTCAGTCAATCTAGATTTTTTTCTCATAATAAAAACAGATgcatgcacatagcgtaattctgtcaTGAAATTTATTATAAACAACCCCCCCttacaaatgcacacttacaatgTATATAAATTAAAAGCGCATATTCAATTTCACAATCCTGTCTATAAGTCGCTTGTCTCTCTCTCACCACTCCTCGGAATTTCACAGAGCGCGGTGTACCCGGGTTGAGAAGACCGCTGACAGACAGTCCAGACAGTCTAGGTAACTGTGTGgtcacactgacgcgtttcgtcatcacttcATCagtatattttttgctagaaaacttagACCCCCCAcacacaattatatatatttttagcagagaacctagagaataaaatggcaattgttgcaatatatttgtgcagcggtttttcaaatgcaatttttctttgggaaaaaatacactttttttgaatgttaatgcgaaaaaaacacaatacataacccaacttgtcacactttaaaattgagtgcgctcgtggaatggcggcaaacttcaatacttaaaaatctccataggcgacactttaaatttttttacagattacctgtttagagttacagaggaggcctagtgctagaattatttttcTCACTCTAATGTTCATCGCAATACCTCAAATGCGTGGTGAAAACACAGTTTACACATGCGtgtgtgacttacgtatgcattcctTCTGCACTGTCtctaatttttttttgatcacttttattcctactaccaggaatgtaaacatcccttgtaatagaaataagggatgacatgtcctccttatggagagatctggggtcaataagaatctctcctctaccttttaaaagcaaaaaataaattaaaaaatgatcTTTTGCTTTAACCTCTTTGCGCCgagcgcacgcaaatatgcggcctctcgactGCTGTGCCTTGtcggtcacatgaccataagccccgcctcccagcattctaagccccttaaagggccagcaggCGCTGGCTCTAGGAGTTAAAAAATTGGTTTACCTTGGCTCTAGACTagaagtgacgtcatggcgtcgATCCGGTCCTCCAAGACCGAGGTGATCAGAGACGACCTGGTCTCTGGTAACCTCTATGGCTAGTCACGCGACACTTTGGATCGTTTCGCAGGCACGCCAATAAAATCAGTAAGTCAGAGAAACACCAGTGAGCGGCGGTAGGGGGGTGGCCCGGGGTTTAGACGACCCCTTTCCGCTGCTTCTGAAAGCGATCTAGCAGTCAGCAAGTGGCTATACAAAACAGTCATACACATTTTGCCTGTTGACAGGTGCagattaaaaaattttggccggagtcTAACCTAACacttttcattaattaaaaaaaactattgcgGTAACTGCTTAGGGCCCATTTGGCAGTGTTATCATTTTTCCCCTAGCTCCGTCACTGTCACTTTTGTTGcataagacattaaaaaaaaaaaaaaaaaaatcagtaaagtttAATTGGTTAGCAATGTGGGTTTGATTTACCATTGTTATGACTTTCCAccctcaatataaaaaaaaaaaaaaacatagatattGACcactagtgtgtgtatgtgtgtgagacTGTAGTAGGGACAGCAGAGTGTAAGCTCCTCAGGGGCGGGGCCTATATGCTAATTATTCATGTACAACAAACAGAGGATTAGGTGGTGCAATATAAATGGATAAAATAATTATCAGATGTAtttcataaaatgtttttttaatttttattactcACACTGGTTTCTGTTTTATTAAACTAGTTTTGGAGATGAAATTCCAGGGATGGATGGACTAGGAACAGGTGAGATATGCAAAATCTGTACTTTAAAATGTAAAGggaggctgtgatgtaaaggggactgtactataaagtattgggacgcctgtctttacatgcacatgagatttaatggcatcccagtcttagtccatagggttcaatattgagttggcccgctctttgcagatataacagcttcaactcttctgggaaggctgtccacaaggtttaggagtgtgtctatgggaatgtttgaccattcttccagaagcgcatttgtgaggtcaggcactgatgttggacaagaaggtctggctcacagccttcgctctaatttatcccaaaggttttctatcgggttgagatcaggacagtcaagttcctccaccccaaactcactcatccatgtctttatggaccttgctttgtgcactggtccaaatcatttggtggaggggggattatggagtggggggttatttttcaggggttgggcttggccccttagttccagggaaggaaACGCTTAAGGTGTCttcatgccaagacattttggacaatttcatgctcccaactttgtgtgaacagtttggggatggccccttcctgttccaacatgactgcacaccagtgcacaaagcaaggtccataaagacacggatgagcgagtttggggtggaggaacttgactggcctgcacagagtgctcaacctaatagaacatctttgggataaattagagtggagactgcgagtcaggccttctcatccaacatcagtgcctgaccttacagatactcttctggaaaaatggtcaaacattcccatagacacactcctaaaccttgtggacagccttcccagaagagttgaagctgttatagctgcaaagggtggatcaactcaatattgaaccctacggactaagactgggatgccattaaagttcatgtacgtgtaaaggcaggtgtcccaatacttctgttaatatagtgtatctttcCTATACACTCCTGGTATTGTATCGACGCTCGTCGTCAGATGACATCACCTGTAGACATTTGGCCTGTCACAGCCGCCATCACAAAACTTTTCATACCCCAACAGAAGAATTTGGTAAACTTGACAGCGGTGAGGTTTTTTATCTCCTATATCCATTGTTGTATTCTTTGCTGATAAAATGCGCAGCGAGTAAGaggatttttgttaaaaataagcTCCTTATCCCTCCCATGCATCTCCCCATAGACAAGAAAATAAGGATTAGTGCCATCGGAACATGATGACGAGAGAGCATAATCCCGATTTACTTACCTAATAAAATTAAATGTGTATTAACCTCTCACTGCCCGGGCGTTTTGCAAGATGAATCAGCTCGCCGGCAAACCTCCCCAGATATTTATATGAGAAAGAAGGACACCGCTTAGCATAAAGTATGTAGGCAAACGATCGCTCGCCACACACCAACTTACATAGAAAATTAAGAATTAATAATCAGGAAATGATTGGTTGAAcccaagtgtatttttttccaccaATACTTTTCCTTTACACCGGCTTTTCAAAACAACAAATATAACAATTTAGAGGTTAAAGCAGGGTTTCTcatccagggttctgtggaactctagggttcctccagaagttgctagagggttccatgagcaatttctgcctcttagatacactatattgtcaaaagttttgggacacctgcctttccacgcacatgaacttcagtgg
Proteins encoded:
- the LOC141148684 gene encoding retinal cone rhodopsin-sensitive cGMP 3',5'-cyclic phosphodiesterase subunit gamma-like; its protein translation is MDVNELTTALDIPEAKGKAGPTPRKAPRFKQRKSKEFKSKPPKRGVLGFGDEIPGMDGLGTDITVICPWEAFSHLELHELSQFGII